Proteins encoded within one genomic window of Candidatus Nezhaarchaeota archaeon:
- a CDS encoding 30S ribosomal protein S9: MEAMSVAQRIVLTSGKRKTAVARAVLKPGKGRVFINGKPLEILEPEAARWKIMEPLLLIGGLRNLVDIDVSVKGGGFMGQAIASRIAIARGLVEFFKEYPEVKKILSSYDRHMLVGDPREAEPKKPRGRSARAKRQKSYR; the protein is encoded by the coding sequence ATGGAAGCCATGAGCGTGGCCCAGAGGATCGTGTTAACGAGCGGTAAGAGGAAAACGGCTGTAGCTAGGGCTGTACTAAAACCAGGGAAGGGTAGGGTTTTCATAAATGGAAAGCCTCTCGAAATCCTGGAACCAGAGGCTGCTCGCTGGAAGATCATGGAGCCGCTATTGCTCATAGGGGGGCTTAGGAACTTAGTCGACATAGACGTAAGCGTCAAAGGTGGGGGGTTCATGGGTCAAGCGATCGCTTCGAGGATAGCAATAGCTAGAGGGTTAGTTGAGTTCTTTAAAGAGTATCCAGAAGTGAAGAAGATACTTTCAAGCTACGATAGGCACATGCTCGTCGGAGATCCTAGAGAAGCTGAGCCTAAAAAGCCTAGAGGTAGGTCAGCGAGAGCTAAGAGGCAGAAGAGCTATAGGTAA
- a CDS encoding DNA-directed RNA polymerase subunit N has translation MVIIPVRCFTCGKPIGHLYEEFKRRIDKGEDPRKVLDDLNVKRYCCRRMLISHVDLIDELLKFKRIST, from the coding sequence ATGGTTATAATACCTGTAAGGTGCTTTACTTGTGGCAAGCCTATAGGTCACTTATATGAGGAGTTTAAAAGACGAATTGACAAGGGAGAAGATCCAAGAAAGGTCCTTGACGATCTGAACGTGAAGAGATATTGCTGTAGGCGAATGCTAATCAGCCACGTGGACTTAATAGACGAGCTCCTCAAGTTCAAGAGGATATCGACTTGA
- the eno gene encoding phosphopyruvate hydratase: MVETLIEDIYARKIFDSRGNPTIEVEVVTTDGFGRASAPAGASTGLHEVVPFPKGGVDEAVRLVNELIAEKLIGMDSVDQNAIDCLLHEIDGTDNFSRIGGATALAISVAVAKAAASSLEIPLFQYIGGVFATDIPYPLGNVIGGGKHAGERAPNIQEFLVIPVGAKSYCEALEVCFRVHREAGRLLKDFDKSFAGGRGDEGAWAANISDDDALQVLSEACHRVYDETKCKVVLGVDVASSSFWDPEKKVYILRREGRGRSREEQLSYIIEMVEKYDLRYVEDPLHEEDFEGFSYLVKVIGSKALICGDDLFATNVARVERGLKLKAANAIIVKPNQVGTLTDVYKTLRVARAGGLVPVVSHRSGETEDNFISHLAVGLRCPVIKAGVLGGERMVKHNELIRIEEMLENVKSMAELPPQLTR, encoded by the coding sequence TTGGTTGAAACCCTCATTGAAGACATCTACGCTAGGAAGATATTTGATAGTCGTGGAAACCCCACGATAGAGGTCGAGGTCGTAACAACTGACGGCTTTGGTAGAGCATCAGCTCCAGCAGGTGCGAGTACTGGCTTGCACGAGGTAGTACCGTTTCCAAAGGGAGGCGTTGACGAAGCCGTAAGGCTCGTGAATGAGCTCATAGCTGAGAAGCTCATAGGCATGGATTCCGTGGACCAAAACGCTATAGACTGTTTGCTTCATGAGATCGATGGGACGGACAACTTCTCGAGGATAGGAGGGGCTACAGCCCTCGCAATATCTGTGGCTGTAGCTAAAGCTGCAGCTTCATCGCTTGAAATACCTCTGTTTCAATACATAGGAGGAGTGTTTGCGACGGATATCCCGTACCCGCTGGGAAATGTCATAGGCGGGGGGAAGCATGCTGGAGAGAGAGCACCAAACATACAGGAGTTCCTCGTGATCCCCGTGGGAGCCAAGAGCTACTGTGAGGCGTTAGAGGTGTGCTTTAGAGTTCACAGAGAAGCTGGGAGGCTGCTCAAGGACTTTGATAAGTCGTTTGCCGGAGGTAGGGGGGATGAAGGTGCTTGGGCCGCCAACATCTCTGATGATGATGCTCTTCAAGTCCTTAGTGAGGCATGTCATAGAGTGTATGATGAAACTAAATGTAAGGTTGTGTTGGGTGTAGATGTTGCTTCATCAAGCTTTTGGGACCCTGAGAAGAAGGTTTACATTTTAAGGAGAGAGGGGAGGGGTAGAAGTCGAGAAGAACAGTTAAGTTATATAATTGAAATGGTCGAGAAGTACGACTTAAGGTACGTGGAGGACCCTCTACATGAAGAGGATTTCGAGGGCTTCAGCTACTTAGTGAAGGTTATAGGTAGTAAAGCTCTCATATGCGGTGACGATTTATTTGCAACTAACGTTGCTAGAGTCGAGAGAGGGCTTAAGCTTAAAGCTGCCAACGCCATAATAGTGAAGCCAAATCAAGTCGGAACGCTAACTGACGTTTACAAGACCTTGAGGGTTGCGAGGGCAGGTGGATTGGTTCCAGTAGTATCTCATAGATCGGGAGAGACCGAAGACAACTTCATAAGCCATCTAGCTGTTGGGCTTAGATGCCCAGTGATCAAGGCAGGAGTTCTCGGCGGGGAGAGGATGGTTAAGCACAATGAGCTCATCAGGATTGAGGAGATGTTAGAAAACGTTAAAAGCATGGCTGAGCTTCCTCCACAGTTAACGCGTTGA
- the rpsB gene encoding 30S ribosomal protein S2 yields the protein MGVQQKELLIPREDYLKAGVHLGTHIKTPALRPFIYRIRPDGLCVIDLAKTDERIRIAARMIARYDPPKVVAVSSRQYGFRCIEKFASLTGAVAIPGRFVPGTFTNPKLPFYMEPEILIATDTRADEQAINEAAKIGIPVIALCDTDNDAAFVDLIIPVNNKGRKSLALVYWLLTRQVLRERGAIPPDGELPVPVSEFEPKLPAEEYVSEES from the coding sequence GTGGGTGTTCAGCAGAAGGAGCTACTTATACCGCGAGAAGATTACTTGAAAGCGGGAGTGCACTTAGGCACTCACATTAAGACCCCTGCGCTCAGACCATTCATATATAGAATTAGGCCAGATGGCTTATGCGTCATAGACCTGGCCAAGACCGATGAGAGGATTAGGATAGCGGCAAGAATGATAGCGAGGTACGACCCCCCAAAGGTTGTGGCCGTCTCGTCTAGGCAATACGGTTTTAGGTGTATTGAAAAGTTCGCAAGCCTAACCGGTGCTGTTGCGATCCCGGGACGCTTTGTCCCAGGGACGTTTACCAACCCCAAGCTCCCATTCTACATGGAGCCAGAGATACTCATAGCCACTGATACTAGGGCTGATGAGCAGGCGATAAACGAAGCAGCCAAGATAGGCATCCCCGTAATAGCGCTTTGCGATACCGATAACGATGCTGCTTTCGTGGACCTGATAATCCCAGTCAACAATAAAGGGAGGAAGTCGCTAGCGCTCGTCTACTGGCTCTTGACACGACAGGTGCTCAGGGAGAGAGGAGCAATCCCACCTGACGGTGAGCTACCAGTACCAGTATCAGAGTTCGAACCCAAGCTACCGGCTGAGGAGTACGTGTCTGAGGAAAGTTAA
- the amrB gene encoding AmmeMemoRadiSam system protein B: MRKVRYPAVAGLFYEGDSEALKKRIEWCFKHKLGPGSLPLVDEKGERRIIGLVCPHAGYMYSGPVAAHSYYELAKDGVPDVIVILGPNHTGLGSGVSIIDSGYWKTPLGNVEINSEVAKKILKNSGIIAVDDLAHAQEHSIEVQLPFLQYVYGDKFTFVPICMMLQMRDVCIEVGSAIAKAVENENAVIIASTDFTHYEPHDRAYNKDGKVLKAIEALDPDLMLRLVDSIPVSMCGPGPVASMLYAVKQLGAKKAAILKYATSGDVTGDKFSVVGYGSVKVEK; encoded by the coding sequence TTGAGGAAGGTTAGGTACCCTGCTGTAGCTGGCTTGTTCTATGAGGGTGATAGCGAGGCCCTTAAGAAGAGGATAGAGTGGTGCTTTAAGCATAAGCTTGGTCCAGGATCACTTCCATTAGTTGATGAAAAGGGTGAGAGAAGGATAATCGGCCTAGTGTGCCCTCACGCAGGCTACATGTACTCAGGGCCAGTAGCAGCACACTCCTATTACGAGCTTGCAAAAGATGGAGTTCCGGATGTCATCGTGATATTAGGTCCAAATCACACTGGATTGGGGTCTGGAGTCTCCATAATTGATAGTGGGTATTGGAAGACGCCATTAGGAAACGTTGAGATAAACAGCGAGGTTGCAAAAAAGATACTGAAGAACAGTGGAATAATAGCGGTCGATGATTTAGCTCACGCACAAGAGCACTCGATAGAGGTTCAATTACCATTCCTGCAATACGTTTACGGAGATAAATTTACTTTCGTGCCCATATGCATGATGCTTCAAATGAGGGACGTGTGCATCGAAGTAGGTAGCGCCATCGCGAAGGCTGTTGAGAACGAGAACGCCGTCATCATAGCTTCAACGGACTTTACGCACTACGAACCTCACGACAGGGCTTACAACAAGGATGGTAAGGTATTGAAGGCCATAGAGGCTCTCGACCCGGACTTAATGCTCAGGCTTGTCGACTCGATACCTGTTTCTATGTGCGGTCCAGGTCCTGTAGCCTCGATGCTATACGCTGTAAAGCAGTTGGGAGCTAAGAAAGCCGCTATCCTGAAGTACGCAACTTCAGGTGACGTTACTGGTGACAAGTTTTCAGTAGTCGGCTACGGCTCCGTTAAAGTCGAAAAGTGA